The following proteins are encoded in a genomic region of Phragmites australis chromosome 9, lpPhrAust1.1, whole genome shotgun sequence:
- the LOC133928102 gene encoding uncharacterized protein LOC133928102 translates to MASSSSSGLPPSSSDAIKPESFDGTGFKRWQARTRLWLMELGLFWVLTEEPPAPQGEAVLDEVERTRLDALRARWEKANASALARLLAVLSNRLFDIYVGFGEARKVWMELNDKYAESDNGNESFMVASYLNFRMGDGRSVMEQIHELQLIVRDLGQYGCVLPENFQVNAILAKLPTSWHDFVTARRHLKQRLTLNELIAAINVEEKSKAGYGGVKAPAQANLVEHKNHTGKNVKKEKVKPGYSGPKTNVMKKKKKPEIVCYVCGGLDHKANRCRDRKGKGPTPNQQKVAKAQVYVAVATADVSGKGDSTTGAQMVDPY, encoded by the exons ATGGCTagttcctcctcctctggtcTCCCTCCGTCATCCTCGGATGCAATCAAGCCCGAGAGCTTTGATGGGACTGGCTTTAAGCGCTGGCAAGCCCGTACGAGGCTGTGGTTAATGGAGCTCGGATTGTTCTGGGTTCTCACTGAAGAGCCGCCCGCCCCTCAAGGGGAAGCCGTGCTAGACGAGGTCGAAAGAACGCGTCTCGACGCGTTAAGGGCCCGTTGGGAGAAGGCGAATGCCTCAGCTCTGGCACGTCTCTTGGCCGTCCTGTCGAACAGGCTGTTTGATATCTATGTGGGCTTCGGGGAAGCGCGGAAAGTGTGGATGgagctgaatgacaagtatgcAGAAAGCGATAACGGCAACgagtcctttatggtggcaaGCTATCTGAACTTTCGCATGGGAGATGGCAGATCAGTCATGGAACAAATCCACGAGTTACAGCTGATCGTGCGGGACTTAGGCCAGTACGGCTGTGTCCTCCCTGAGAACTTTCAGGTTAATGCCATACTGGCCAAGCTGCCTACTTCTTGGCATGACTTCGTCACTGCACGTCGACACTTAAAGCAGCGGttgactcttaatgagctcattgctGCTATAAATGTCGAAGAGAAGTCAAAGGCAGGCTATGGTGGAGTAAAGGCGCCAGCTCAAGCTAACCTTGTCGAGCACAAGAACCATACTGGGAAGAATGTGAAGAAAGAAAAGGTCAAGCCTGGTTATTCCGGACCGAAGACTAATGTtatgaaaaagaagaaaaagcctGAGATCGTCTGCTACGTCTGCGGTGggttggatcacaaagccaacaGATGCCGCGACCGCAAAGGCAAGGGGCCGACACCTAACCAGCAAAAGGTTGCCAAAGCCCAAGTGTATGTGGCAGTTGCAACAGCCGATGTTTCCGGCAAAGGCGACTCCACTACTGG GGCGCAGATGGTGGATCCGTACTGA
- the LOC133929803 gene encoding uncharacterized protein LOC133929803, giving the protein MGNRPQDLYYEILHVAKDASPQGVRAAYKSLARQWHPDKHPPASRPEAEARFKAITEAYEALLDQQENRAASAAPARDGGRCRPAEKDRGGGAAVARAQTEKTVAAGSAPCTPAREPAKKVYSSCSNVAGGGRRAFAEFSSYVVRKAPPLERKVECTLEELCSGCKKEVRYTRDVVAKNGLITKKEVTQTIRVKPGWRKGATVTLEGMGDERPGCLAGDAVFVVSEKRHKRFKRLGDDLVLRAQVPLVSALTGWSLSFRLLGGEKLRCSFRDEVICPGYVKVVKGRGMPVAGGEKGARGDLRVKLDVVFPENLTDEQRQGLAEILRGCA; this is encoded by the exons ATGGGGAACAGGCCACAAGACCTGTACTACGAGATCCTGCACGTCGCCAAGGACGCCTCCCCGCAGGGGGTCCGGGCGGCGTACAAGAGCCTCGCGCGGCAGTGGCACCCCGACAAGCACCCGCCGGCGTCCAGGCCCGAGGCCGAGGCCCGATTCAAGGCCATCACCGAGGCCTACGAG GCGCTGCTGGATCAGCAGGAGAACAGGGCGGCGTCCGCTGCGCCCGCGCGCGACGGCGGGAGGTGTAGGCCCGCCGAGAAggaccgcggcggcggcgcggcagtAGCGAGAGCGCAGACCGAGAAGACCGTCGCGGCAGGGAGCGCGCCCTGCACGCCGGCGAGGGAGCCGGCCAAGAAGGTGTACAGCTCCTGCAGCAACGTCGCGGGCGGCGGCCGTCGCGCGTTCGCGGAGTTCTCTAGCTACGTGGTGCGCAAGGCGCCGCCGCTGGAGCGCAAGGTGGAGTGCACCCTCGAGGAGCTCTGCAGCGGGTGCAAGAAGGAGGTCAGGTACACCCGCGACGTCGTCGCCAAAAACGG ACTGATCACCAAGAAGGAGGTAACACAGACCATCCGGGTGAAGCCCGGGTGGAGGAAAGGCGCGACGGTGACACTAGAGGGCATGGGCGACGAGCGCCCGGGCTGCCTGGCGGGTGACGCCGTGTTCGTCGTGTCGGAGAAGAGGCACAAGCGGTTCAAGAGGCTCGGCGACGACCTGGTGCTCAGGGCCCAGGTGCCGCTGGTGAGCGCGCTGACCGGGTGGTCGCTCTCGTTCAGGCTGCTCGGCGGCGAGAAGCTGCGCTGCTCGTTCCGCGACGAGGTCATCTGCCCCGGGTACGTGAAGGTCGTGAAGGGCAGAGGCATGCCCGTCGCGGGCGGCGAGAAGGGCGCGCGCGGGGACCTGAGGGTGAAGCTTGATGTCGTCTTCCCCGAGAACCTCACCGACGAGCAGCGGCAGGGGCTCGCCGAGATCCTGAGAGGCTGCGCCTGA